The genomic interval GGCCGGTGAGCGGAACTTCAGCCAGGACCCCGACGGCGACCAGCTCGGTCACGGCACTCATGTGGCGAGCATCATCGCCGGCAGCGCCGCCGCGTCCGCCGGCAAGTACAAGGGTGTTGCCCCCGGCGCCAAGCTGTACGACGCCAAGGTCTGCGAGCTGAGCGGATGCTCGGAGTCCAGCATGATCGCCGGGATGGAATGGGCCGCCACCGAGGTCAAGGCGAAGGTCGTCAACGTCAGCATCGGCGGCGGTGACTCCCCGGAGATCGATCCGGTGGAAGAGGCCGTCAATCGCCTCACCGAACAGACCGGCGCGCTCTTCGTCATCGCCGCAGGCAACTCGGGAGAGTACGGCGCGCAGACCATCGAGTCACCGGGCAGCGCGGACGCCGCTCTCGCGGTCGGCGCCGTCGACAAGCAGGACCGCCTGGCCGGTTTCTCCAGTCGCGGACCGCGGCTCGACGGTGCGGTGAAGCCGGACCTGACCGCACCCGGGGTCGGGATCGTGGCCGCCCGCGCCAAGGACGGCCGGATCGGGACACCGGTCGACGAGTACTACACGTCGCTGGACGGTACGTCGATGGCGACGCCGCACGTCACGGGCTCGGCCGCGATCCTGGCTCAGCAGCACCCGGACTGGACCGCGCCGAAGCTGAAGGCACAACTCGCGGCCACCGCGCGGCAGGTCGACGGACAGTCCACCTTCGAGCAGGGCAACGGCCGCGTCGACGTGGCGAACGCGATCTCCGCGACAGTCGTGCCGGAGACGAACTCGCTGTCGTTCGGTACGGCGTCCTTCCCGCACGACGACGACCAGCCGGTCACCAAGACGCTCAGCTACCGCAACGACGGCAAGGACCCGGTCGAGCTGAGCCTGAGCGCAACCCTCCAGGACCCGCAGGGCAACCCGGCACCGGCAGGCGCAGTACATCTCGGAGCCAGCACGCTGACCGTCCCCACAGGTGGTACGGCGGAGGTCCCGGTGACGCTTGCCACCGACAACTCCGGCCCGAACGGCTACTACAGCGGTCGCGTGATCGCCTCCACCGGAGGCCGGTCCGTCAGCACCACGTTGGCGATCTACAAGGAGACTGAGCACTACACGCTGACGATCAAGGTCGTCGGCCCGGACGGGATGCCGGCGCCGGACGCGTACAGCCTGGCCTTCACCCGGGGCGACTGGCCGACCGAGCTTGAAGACCCGAGTGGGACGGCCAAAGTGCGGCTGCCCAAGGACGACTACATGCTGAGCACCGCACTCGAGGTCGCACGTAGGGGTCGTGAGCCGGTCGTCTACCGGATGGTCCAGCCGATGCTGCACCTGACCGGCGACACCACGGTCGTCATGGATGCGCGGCTCGCCCGGCCCATCCAGGTCTCGGTACCGCGACCGGACGCCGCACTGGTCGTCGGAGCGGCCGGACTGACGATGCCGGACGACTGGGCCTTCGGCCTGCGGTACGGCTTCGACGACCCGATGGCCGTGCTGACCGCCCAGGTCGGGCCACCGGCGGACGGCGTCTCCGGTGACCTGAGCACCACCTGGGCCCGGCAGAACGCGGACGGGACGTTCGACAACTCGCCGTACGTCTTCACTCAGCTCGACAAGCTGGCGGGCCGGTTCCCGACCGGGGTACGGCGGACGCTCGATCCGGCGAAGATGGCCCGGGTCGACCAGACCTTCAACGCCACCTCCGGCCGCGGAGGCCTGGTCAGTTCGAGTTGGGGGTACGGGTTCGCGGACCTGATCGCCTACGACCTGCCGGCGAAGCGGCAGCTGTTCCACGATCCGGCGCCCGACGGCACCCAGCGCAGCCAGGTCACTACCACGATGTCCGAGTTCGAGGCCGGGGCTCCGGACGTCCCGGTCACGAGTGTCGGCCGGACAGCAGCGCCGTACCAGGCCGGACGGCAATACCGGGAGAGCTTCAACGTCGCTGCCTTCGCTCCCGCGCCCGGGCAGGCGTTCCGCGACGCCGATGTCCTCGGGATCATCGTGTCTCCGCTCACCGACGCCGGTGGCGGTTGGGGAGGAAACGGCGTCGCGGCAGATGCGCAGAGCACCAAGCTGTACCGCGACGGCGTCCTGATCGCCGACTACGACGATCGCTTCGGCTGGGCCAACCCCCTCGATCTGCCCGTTGAGCCGGCCACCTACAAGCTGGTGAGCTCGGTCGACCGGCACTCGGTGTCCCGGTTCAGCACCAAGGTCGACTACTCCTGGACGTTCCGGTCCGCGGCCACCAGCGCCCAGGTCCTGCTGCCCGCTCTCGGCGTGCGGTACCAACCGGTGGTCAACGACCACAACCTGACTCCGCGGACGCCGGTCGTCTCGGTGCCGGTCGTGATCGACCACCAGGTGGGTACGTCGCTCCCGCAGATCGACAGCTTCACCGTCGAGTACGCGGCAGGAGGGGATTGGAAGCCCGTCAAGCTGGTCCGCCGGGCGGCCGGTCGGTACGTCGCCCAGTTCCCGGCGCCGGCCGGGGATTCGGTGTCGCTGCGAGCCAAGGTTGTCGACGGGGACGGCAACCAGACCGAGCAGACCGTGACGGACGCGATCCGCTTCGGCTGACCGCCACGGCCTCCTGGCCCGGCCGGGTTGTGGATACCGGTCGGGCCGGGAGGCGGTGCCCAACTAGACTGGCGGCATGATTCGCCGCGTCGACCTGCGGGGCCGAGTGGCGGCCGGAGAGGTTACCGACCTCCAAGCCGAAGTGAATGCCCTCGTCCCCCGAGCCGTGTTCGACGTCGAGAAGGCTCTCGACGTCGTCCGACCCATCTGCCTGGACGTCCGCCATCGCGGCCTCGAGGCGATCAGGGAGTACGGCGAGAAGTTCGACCATGTGCGCGTCGCGGACATCCGGGTCCCGGCCGGGGCGCTGAAGACCGCGCTCGAGGAGCTCGACCCGGAGGTGCGCAGCGCCTTCGAGGAGTCGATCCGCCGCGTCCGCGAGGTCAGCCAGGACGAGCTCACCGCCGACATCGCCTCCGAGCCCGCACCGGGTGGGCGGGTGACCCAGCGGTTCGTGCCGGTCCAGCGGGTGGGCCTCTACGTGCCCGGCGGCCGCGCGCCGCTGGCGTCCTCAGTGGTGATGAACGTGGTCCCGGCCCAGGTCGCCGGCGTGCCGTCCCTGGCTGTGGCATCCCCGCCACAGAAGGAGTTCGGGGGCCTGCCGCACCCGACTGTGCTGGCGGTCTGCGCGCTGCTCGGGATCGACGAGGTCTACGCGATGGGCGGCGCCCAGGCGATCGCCGGGTTCGCCTACGGCTTCGACGGCTGCAAGAAGGTCAACCTGATCACGGGTCCGGGCAACATCTACGTGGTCGCCGCCAAGCGGTTCCTGCTGGGTGAGGTCGGGATCGACTCCGAGGCGGGCCCGACCGAGATCGCGATCCTCGCCGACGACTCCGCCGACCCGAAGCA from Kribbella sp. NBC_00709 carries:
- a CDS encoding S8 family serine peptidase — protein: MHNRRQSLVRTGVLVGALLAGPAGSPPAQAGPAAEVSRPSPKATKASALPPGQVTLLTGDRVTIGRNGDVQITPGAGRKVQFEQRTGKDQLYVIPSDVARDVASGKLDRALFDVAGQIRQGLDDSKTKEVPLIVTYRQNAKTRALAGASVTRQLAAVNGSAVKVGKASTRTFLKQLTSSVEKVWLDRKLQPTLDQSVPQIGAPVAWQAGYTGAGVPVAVVDSGIDANHPDLKAALAGERNFSQDPDGDQLGHGTHVASIIAGSAAASAGKYKGVAPGAKLYDAKVCELSGCSESSMIAGMEWAATEVKAKVVNVSIGGGDSPEIDPVEEAVNRLTEQTGALFVIAAGNSGEYGAQTIESPGSADAALAVGAVDKQDRLAGFSSRGPRLDGAVKPDLTAPGVGIVAARAKDGRIGTPVDEYYTSLDGTSMATPHVTGSAAILAQQHPDWTAPKLKAQLAATARQVDGQSTFEQGNGRVDVANAISATVVPETNSLSFGTASFPHDDDQPVTKTLSYRNDGKDPVELSLSATLQDPQGNPAPAGAVHLGASTLTVPTGGTAEVPVTLATDNSGPNGYYSGRVIASTGGRSVSTTLAIYKETEHYTLTIKVVGPDGMPAPDAYSLAFTRGDWPTELEDPSGTAKVRLPKDDYMLSTALEVARRGREPVVYRMVQPMLHLTGDTTVVMDARLARPIQVSVPRPDAALVVGAAGLTMPDDWAFGLRYGFDDPMAVLTAQVGPPADGVSGDLSTTWARQNADGTFDNSPYVFTQLDKLAGRFPTGVRRTLDPAKMARVDQTFNATSGRGGLVSSSWGYGFADLIAYDLPAKRQLFHDPAPDGTQRSQVTTTMSEFEAGAPDVPVTSVGRTAAPYQAGRQYRESFNVAAFAPAPGQAFRDADVLGIIVSPLTDAGGGWGGNGVAADAQSTKLYRDGVLIADYDDRFGWANPLDLPVEPATYKLVSSVDRHSVSRFSTKVDYSWTFRSAATSAQVLLPALGVRYQPVVNDHNLTPRTPVVSVPVVIDHQVGTSLPQIDSFTVEYAAGGDWKPVKLVRRAAGRYVAQFPAPAGDSVSLRAKVVDGDGNQTEQTVTDAIRFG
- the hisD gene encoding histidinol dehydrogenase — its product is MIRRVDLRGRVAAGEVTDLQAEVNALVPRAVFDVEKALDVVRPICLDVRHRGLEAIREYGEKFDHVRVADIRVPAGALKTALEELDPEVRSAFEESIRRVREVSQDELTADIASEPAPGGRVTQRFVPVQRVGLYVPGGRAPLASSVVMNVVPAQVAGVPSLAVASPPQKEFGGLPHPTVLAVCALLGIDEVYAMGGAQAIAGFAYGFDGCKKVNLITGPGNIYVVAAKRFLLGEVGIDSEAGPTEIAILADDSADPKHVAADLISQAEHDPMAASVLVTPSESLAAAVEAELPIQVAQTKHQDRVTEALDGQQSAVVLVDDLDQGTAVVDAYAAEHLEIQTVDAEERAGLISNAGAIFVGGWSPVSLGDYCAGSNHVLPTAGCACHSSGLSVRSFLKAVHVVNYSRDALHEVAGHVLALAHAEDLPAHGAAVSARFPGEN